The sequence below is a genomic window from Halomonas halophila.
GCGCTCGCCCCAGTCGAGGCGCATGAAGCGGGCGTAGGCGTCGAGCTCGTCCCGCCGCGCCTCGGTGTCGTGGATGCGCTGGCCCAGGTCCTCGATCTTCGCCCGGGTCTCCCGCACCTTGACCGGGTCGACGCCGCGATCGGCCAGCTCGCGATCGAAGGCGGCCTCGAGCTCCTCGCGCTGGCGGCGGTTGTCTTCCCGGAGCTCGCCGAGCTGGCGGCGATACTGCTCGATCTGGCGATCGACGCCGGCCAGCTGGCCCTGGTGATCGGCGGTGAGCTCCATGCGCTGGGCGCGGTGGGTCTCGTCCAGCGTCGCCAGCGCCTGGTCGCGCTCCTCGCGCAGCGCCTGCTGCACCGCCTCCTGCTCCTCGAGGGCTCGGCGGCGGCTCGCCTGGCGTTCCTGCTGCGCCTGCTGATGACGCAGCTGACACTGGCTACGGGCCTGCAAGGCGTAGTCCACTTCCTCGGCGGCGCGACGCTTCTCGCCGCCCGCCCGTTCGAGACGCGCGTCGGCCTCCTGCACCCTGTCGTGACCGGCCTTGAGCGCCTTCTCGGCGTCCTGCTCCGCCCCCCGAGCGTCGTCCAGCGCCTGCTCGGCGGCGCCGATTTCGGCCTGCAGGCCGGCCTCGTCCTGGGCGTGGTCGGGCAGCGCGATGGCGGCCAGGTCGAGGGCCAGGCCGTGGAGGTCGTCGCTGGCGTCGTCGTTGAGCTGCGGGGCGAGATCGCGCCGTTCGAGCAGCGCCGGCGCCAGCACCTTGCCCAGGGTCTGCTCCCAGCCGGGCCGGTGATGGCGCAGGAAGTGCCGCAGGCTGCCCTGGGCCGGATCGCGCTGCACCTCCAGGGCCTCGAGACGGGCCTCGGCCCGGGCCCGCTGCTGGCGGACCCGGTCGAGCTCGCGTTCGGCGTCGTCGCGGGCGCGCTTGTGGCCGTCGAGCTCGCCGCGCAGGGCGTCGAGGGTGGCGGCGATGGCGTCCTGGGCGCTGCGCGCCTCGTCGACGCGCAGCTGGGCCCGCTCGGCCTCGCGGGCTTCCTCCTCGGTCTGGGTGCCGTGGGCGAGCTCGGCCTTGAGCTCGGAGAGGCGCGCGGTGAGCCGCTCGAGTCGCCCGCGGTAGTCGCCGTCCAGCGCCTGGCGGCGGGTCTGGTAGTCGGCGTCGAGGCGGCTCTCGGCCTCGCGCTGGCTCTCGCGGCGGGCTTCCTTCTCCTCGCCGAGGGCGTCGATCCGGGCCTGGAGCTCGTCGCGACGGCGCTCGAGCTGATCGCCGAGCTCGACCAGCCGGGCCTCGAGGCGGGCCTTGCTCTCCTGCACCGCCTGCTGCATGAACTCGAGATGGTCGCGCAGGCCCTGCTGCTGCTCACGCCACTGGGGCAGTGCCTTGAGGTCCTGCTCCAGGCCGGGCATGTCGGCCTCCTCGAAGGCCTCGAAGCGGCGCTGGAGATCGTCGAGCTCGGTGCGGGTCTGCTCGAGCTCGCTGCCCATTTCGCTGAGGCGGTCGTTGACGTCCTGGCGCGCCTGCTCGTAGGCCTGCTCGCGAGCCTGGAAGTCGCGCTGGCGCTCGCCGATCTGCGCTTCGAGATCGGCCCGGCCGCGCTCGGCCCGGGCGCGGTCGGCCTCGAGCTGGGGACGCAGCTGCCACAGGCCGGCCTCCAGATCGGCGATCTCGCGGTCCTGGCGCTGCAGGTCCGAAAGGGCCTTCTGCAGCGGCTCGAGGCGCATCGACTGGCGCATGCGGGCGATCCACTCCCGCGCCTTGGTGTTGCGGATGCGGGTCATCGGCAGCTCGACGCCGTCTTCCTCGAAGATCGCCGCCAGCATGGTCTTGAGGGTGTCCATCTTGCCCTCCTTGGCGTGCACCGCCGAGACCAGCTTCTCCATGTGGCGGATGCGACGGCCGGCGCGCACCAGGCTGAAGCGGGCGGCCACCTGGCGCAGCTTCAGGCCCTCGCGGCGGCCGCCACCGCCGCCGTGCTGGGTGAAGTCGTTCTGGATCACCGCGCGGTATTCCGAGGTGGCGCCGAGCTTGTGCGACACCGGGGTGCCCTGGCGGCGCAGCCCCTGGTTCCACTGGGCGTAGTCGAGGGCCACCACGCCGCCCTCGGTCTCGACCAGATAGTCCTCGGGGCGATAGGGCGCGCCGACGAAGCGATACTCGACGCCGCCCTCGCTCTTGCGAGTCAACACCGCCTGGCAGACGTCGCCCTCCTCTCGGCGATATTCGTAGACCAGATAGCTGTTGCGATGCGGCAGGTAGAAGGCATCGAACTTGCGACGGGTCTTGGGCACCACCCGGTTGGGCAGCTCCCCGTAGAAGACCGGCACCAGGCGCTGCAGGGTCGTCTTGCCCGAAGCGTTGGTGCCGCAAATGTTGGTGTGGCCATCGACATCCAGTTCGACCACCCCCTCGAGATGACCGTGGATCATCACGATGCGTAACAGCTGAGCCATGCGGCGTCCTTGATCTTTGCTGACAGTCGCGAGCGCCGGAACATGTGGGGCAACGCCGGGGGCAAGCCTTCGCGAGGACGCTGTAAACCCGTCCCTGGGCGCTTCTTTTGACGCCCCTGGTCAAAAGAACCTCGCTCCGCCTTGCCCCCGGCCCCCGATGTCTGGCTAACAGAAGGCGCTCCAAGGCCGCCTATCTTGCCAGAGTGACGGCGTAAGCTCATGGCCGAAAGGCCCTAAGGACGGCCTTCCGTGTCAGCCAGCTCCCTCATCGCGGCCAGGGCGGCGCGCGGGTCGCGGGGATAAAAGCGCTCCGGCTGGCGGGCCACGTGGGCGAAGACCCGGGTGTCCTTGTAGGGCATCTTCATGAAGCCCGAGACGCCGAGCCCCTCGATGCACCCCACCGCGGCGAGGATGTCGTCCAGCCGGCGGCGGAATTCGGCCTCCCGGGACGGGTCGAGCAGCCGGTAGTGGCTATGGATCTTCAGGTGCTCGGGCAGCGCCTCGAAGATGATCATGCCGGTGTGGTGGATCTCGTTGAGCGCCTCCAGCGAGGCGATGATGGCCTCCGGAAGCACCAGAAACTCCTCCGGGTCCGGGCCGTCCTCGAAGTAGCTGTGCAGCCGCGAACGGTCCTCGAGCTCCGGCACCGCGCTGACCTCGTAGGCCAGCCGCAGGTCGGACGGGATCACGAAGGGCCGATCCGGGCCCTCGCGGTCCAGGTGTAGGGTATCGCGGGCGTTGAACAGGCAGCTCTTGAAGATCCCACGGCGGTGGATGCCCCGGGCCAGGTCGACCATGTTGTTGACTGCGGCGATGAAGGCCGGCTTGAGCTCGGGATCATGCAGGTTCAGCGAGGAGTCGATGTAGACACCGTCGGCCTCCCAGCGCACCGCCAGCCCGCCCACCACCGGGTACTTGCCGAGCCGGCTGACCGCAGCGAGAAAGGCCTTCTCGGTCTCGCCCATGCCCTGCATGAAGTTCTTGTAGTAGCGGTCGAGCTGCACGTCGTTGACGTCGCTGAGGGTCTCCCGGCCGTCCTCCTCGCGCAGGAAGGCCTTGCGCGAGCTGTAGACCACGGTGTCGATCTCGCGGTCGGCGGCCCGGGCCCATACCGGCACCAATGGCGCCTCGGGCGGGCTCGGCAGGTCGAGCATCACCAGCCGCGACAGGCGCGGCATCTCGCGCAGGAAGTGATCGCCGGCCTTCATGCGGGTGCGCGGGTCGGGGTCGAGCATGCCGTCGAGCATGCGCGCGAACTCCATGGGCAGGCCCAGCGAGGTGGCCGGAATCGCGCGGTGACCGAAACGACACGACTGGGCCGAGGCCAGCGCATAGAGCGTGCCGGCGGCGCCCTGCTCGTCGAAGCGCGGCGACGACAGCGCGCCGTTGAGCTGGTCGTCGCCGATGAAATAGACGTCGCCCAAGCGGGCGTTGGTCTGCTGCAGGTTGTCCGACATCAGCTCCATGACGTTGGCCGCGACGAACTGCAGCTCGGCGTCGAGCTGGGCGAACACCGAGGAGCCCCAGTCGATCAGCGCCACGCTCTCGTCGCGTTCGTCGAACACCAGGTTGGAGGGCTTGATGTCGCCGTGGACGATGGGCCGGCCGGAGGGGCCGGACTCGCGGCGCAGGGCGCGCAGGATATCGGCCAGCTGGGCGGCGATGTGCACCACCCGCCGCGGCGACAGCCGTCCCTCGCGCAGCGAGACCTCCTCCAGGTTCTCACCGGGCGCGCGCTGCATCACCAGGATCGACTGGTGGCGCACCCGCTGGAAGGCGATCAGCCTCGGCACCCGGGGATGGGCCACCTGCTCGAGCATGAAGGCCTCTTCCTCGAGGCGGTCCTGCAGCGACTGGGGCAGGTTGACCCGGGTGAACTTGAATACGTACTGCTCGCCGCCGGCGGTGAGGCCGGCGAACACGAAGCCGTAGGCGCCCTTGCCGATTAGCTCGATGTGCCGGTAGCCCAGCTGCTCGAGCTGGGCCTGGCACAGTGCCACCCACTCCCGCAGCTTGCGGGCGTCGTGATGGCTCAGCAGATAGACCGACTGGTCTTCCGGAATATAGAACTGCTGCAGCGGCTGGGTCATCGTCCTCCCCGTGGCGATCCTCAGCTCAGCTAGAGCAGCATGGTTTCCGGGTCTTCCAGGTAGCCCTTCCAGGCGTTGCAGAAGCGCGCGATGGTGCCGCCGTCGAGCAGGCGGTGATCGCCGGCCCAGGTCACGGTCATGATCGCCCGGCGAGTCAGCTCGCCGGCCTCGTCGAAGCGCGGCAGCCACTGGCTCTTGCCGATGGCGACGATCGCGGATTCCGGGGCGTTGATGATCGGCGCGGCATAGGTGCCGCCCAGGGCACCGATGTTGGAGATGCTGATGGTGCCGCCCTGGAGATCCGCCTGGGCCACGCGCCCTTCCCGCGCCGCGGCGGTCAGCCGCTGGATCTCGCCGGCCACGTCCAGCAGGCTCAGGCCTTCCACGCCCTTGACGTTGGGCACCATCAGGCCGGCCCTGCCGTCCACCGCCATGCCGATGTTGCAGCACGGCAGATAGTGGATCTCGTCGCCGGCCTCGTTGAGCCGGCTGTTGAGCAGCGGGTAGTCCCGTATCGCCAGCGCCATGGCCTTCATGAAGAACGGCATCAGGGTCAGCCTGACCTCCCGCGCCTCGGCCCGGGGCTTCAGCCGCTCGCGCAGCGCCAGCAGCTCGGTGACGTCGATCTCCTCGCCGTACTGGAAGTGCGGGATGGTCGAGGCCGCGGCCACCATCTGGCGGGCCATGGCCGCGCGCACGCCGCGCAGCGGCTCGACGCGTATCTCACCCTGAGCCTGATCCTGCCCCCTGCCCGATGCGGCAGCGGGCGCCACCGGCTCGGCGGCTGCCCCGTCGCCTTGGACCAGCGCCAGCACGTCCTCCTTGAGCACCCGGCCGTCCTTGCCGGAGCCGGGCACGTCCTCGAGGCGCAGGTCATGCTCGCGCACCAGGCGGCGCACCGCGGGGCTGGCCGGAATCCGGCCATGGGGGCCCTGGCCCGAGGCGGCCCGGTCGGGGCGCTCCTGCTCGGCGGAGCACACGGTGCTCGCCTGCGGCGCCGGCGTCTCGAGGCGGGGCGCTCCTGTGTCGGTGTCAGCGTCGTCGTCGACCTCCTTCGCCGGCGCCGATGCCTCGGCATCCTCCGGCTCGGCGGCCGATTCACCGTCCGCCATCTCGTAGGCGAACAGCGGGGCGTGGACCTTGGCAATCTCGCCCTTGGCCACGTGCAGCTTGGTGACCCGCCCGCCCTCGGGGGCAGTGATCTCGACCAGGGCCTTGTCGGTCATCACCTCGACCACCGGCTGATCCTCCTCGATGGCGTCGCCCTCGGCGACCCGCCACTCGACGACTTCACACTCCACGATACCCTCGCCGATATCGGGCAGCTTGAACTCGGTCATCGTGCTTGCTCCTGTCCTGGACTCAGTAGTTGACGCTCTCGCGGATGGCCTCGAAGACCTTGAGGTGATCCGGCAGATACTCCTTCTCCAGCGTCAGCGGGAAGGGCGTATCCAGGCCGGTCACGCGCAGGATCGGCGATTCCAGGTACAGGAAGCAGCGCTCCTGCAGGGTGGCGGCGATCTCGCCAGCGAAGCCGCCGGTCTGCGGCGCCTCGTGGGTCACCACCAGCCGGCCGGTCTTGAGCAGCGATTCCGCCACGGTGTCGGCGTCCCAGGGCAAGAGCGTGCGCAGGTCGATCACCTCGCAGGAGATGCCCTCCTTCTCGGCCAGCTCGACCGCGCGGTCGATGATCTCTATCTGGGCGCCCCAGCCCACCAGGGTGACGTCGCTGCCCTCCTTGGTGATCTCGGCCTCGCCCAGCGGCAGCTGATAGTCCTCCTCCGGCACTTCGCCGGTGGACGCGCGATAGAGCCGCTTGGGCTCGAAGAAGATCACCGGGTCCGGATCGCGAATGGACGCCAGCAGCAGGCCCTTGGCCTCGTAGGGATTGCGCGGCACCACGATCTTCAGCCCCGGCGTATGGGTGAAGTAGGCCTCCGGCGACTGGGAGTGATAGTGGCCGCCGGAGATGCCGCCGCCGTAGGGCGCGCGGATGGTCAGGCCGCCGACGTTGAACAGGTCGCCGGAGCGATAGCGGAACTTGGCGGTCTCGTTGACGATCTGGTCGAAGGCCGGAAAGATGTAGTCGGCGAACTGGATCTCCGCTACCGGCACCGAGCCCTGAGCGGCCAGGCCGTTGGCGAAGCCGACGATGCCCTGCTCCACCAGCGGCGTATTGAAGCAGCGCGCCCGGCCGTAGCGTTCCTGCAGATGGCTGGTAGCGCGGAAGACCCCACCGAAGCCACCCACGTCCTCGCCGAAGCACAGCACCTTCTCGTCCTCGGCCATGGCGATGTCCAGGGCGTGGTTGATCGCCTGCAGCAGATTCATGGTCGGCATATCAGGACTCTCCCTCGTCGTCGGTGCGGCTCAGCTCGGGATCGAGGAAGCGCGCCCCCTTCGGATAGGCCTCCGGATGGCGGCGGATATGGGACTTGAGCGCATCGAGCTGCTGCTGCAGGGCCGGCGTGACCTCGGCGTAGACGTCGGTGACCAGGGTATCGAGGGGCGGCGGCGGGCGCTTCTCGGCGCGCTTCATGGCCTCCAGCACCTCGCGGCGCAGCCGCTCCTGCAGTTCCTTCTCCTCATCGTCGCTCCACCAGCCCTGGTCGTACATCCAGCGCTGCATGCGCAGGATCGGGTCCTTCTCGCGCCAGGCTTCCTCCTCCTTGCGCGAGCGATAGCCGGAGGGGTCGTCCGAGGACGAATGCGCGGCCAGACGATAGGTCATGGCCTCGATCAGCACCGGCTTGTTGTGCTCGACGGCGATGCGCCGTGCCTCCTGGGTGGCGCGATGGACCGCCAGGATGTCGTTGCCGTCGACGCGGATCACGTGCATGCGATAGCCGAAGGCTCGCGGCGCCACGCCGTCGGCGGCGAACTGCTCGATGGCCGGGGTGGAGATGGCGTAACCGTTGTTGCGGCAGAAGAAGATCACCGGCACCTCGTGCACCGCCGCCATGTTCAGGGCGGCGTGGAAGTCGCCCTCGGAGGCGGCGCCCTCACCGAAGAATACCGCGGTGCACTGGCCCTCG
It includes:
- a CDS encoding ATP-binding protein, with the translated sequence MAQLLRIVMIHGHLEGVVELDVDGHTNICGTNASGKTTLQRLVPVFYGELPNRVVPKTRRKFDAFYLPHRNSYLVYEYRREEGDVCQAVLTRKSEGGVEYRFVGAPYRPEDYLVETEGGVVALDYAQWNQGLRRQGTPVSHKLGATSEYRAVIQNDFTQHGGGGGRREGLKLRQVAARFSLVRAGRRIRHMEKLVSAVHAKEGKMDTLKTMLAAIFEEDGVELPMTRIRNTKAREWIARMRQSMRLEPLQKALSDLQRQDREIADLEAGLWQLRPQLEADRARAERGRADLEAQIGERQRDFQAREQAYEQARQDVNDRLSEMGSELEQTRTELDDLQRRFEAFEEADMPGLEQDLKALPQWREQQQGLRDHLEFMQQAVQESKARLEARLVELGDQLERRRDELQARIDALGEEKEARRESQREAESRLDADYQTRRQALDGDYRGRLERLTARLSELKAELAHGTQTEEEAREAERAQLRVDEARSAQDAIAATLDALRGELDGHKRARDDAERELDRVRQQRARAEARLEALEVQRDPAQGSLRHFLRHHRPGWEQTLGKVLAPALLERRDLAPQLNDDASDDLHGLALDLAAIALPDHAQDEAGLQAEIGAAEQALDDARGAEQDAEKALKAGHDRVQEADARLERAGGEKRRAAEEVDYALQARSQCQLRHQQAQQERQASRRRALEEQEAVQQALREERDQALATLDETHRAQRMELTADHQGQLAGVDRQIEQYRRQLGELREDNRRQREELEAAFDRELADRGVDPVKVRETRAKIEDLGQRIHDTEARRDELDAYARFMRLDWGERKPRLVAREAELSQAQQAAERERKTLKDAFDADRAEHRSAVGELKTRREAEQALVETLAPLLDTLEGLTLAPASEPLGEAPGDVDERIERARQALTDHARALDALRRGCEKIEADLIKGASADFQDTLEAERAKLEDTGPRRLLAVLADMLQLLEGQQQQLLQEGRNLGDDLDKFFTVFRDLNRRINAQSRRLSDEVADDLRLEGIGKAEVKIQSTIDELGFWEPLKRFAQRYREWRDGGRTLPDDDYLDALGDVVELLRSDQQYSVESLLRLELHLNEGGADLVIKNDRQLLESSSHGMAYLILCKFLLAFTRLLRGPAEVAVHWPIDEIGTLAYHNVEKLFDACDNNRIHIVGAFPNPESDVLMLFQHRYLIDRDETAPDKRRLKRIEPRLSRLAQRLEERQSDRQEASA
- a CDS encoding protein kinase domain-containing protein, translated to MTQPLQQFYIPEDQSVYLLSHHDARKLREWVALCQAQLEQLGYRHIELIGKGAYGFVFAGLTAGGEQYVFKFTRVNLPQSLQDRLEEEAFMLEQVAHPRVPRLIAFQRVRHQSILVMQRAPGENLEEVSLREGRLSPRRVVHIAAQLADILRALRRESGPSGRPIVHGDIKPSNLVFDERDESVALIDWGSSVFAQLDAELQFVAANVMELMSDNLQQTNARLGDVYFIGDDQLNGALSSPRFDEQGAAGTLYALASAQSCRFGHRAIPATSLGLPMEFARMLDGMLDPDPRTRMKAGDHFLREMPRLSRLVMLDLPSPPEAPLVPVWARAADREIDTVVYSSRKAFLREEDGRETLSDVNDVQLDRYYKNFMQGMGETEKAFLAAVSRLGKYPVVGGLAVRWEADGVYIDSSLNLHDPELKPAFIAAVNNMVDLARGIHRRGIFKSCLFNARDTLHLDREGPDRPFVIPSDLRLAYEVSAVPELEDRSRLHSYFEDGPDPEEFLVLPEAIIASLEALNEIHHTGMIIFEALPEHLKIHSHYRLLDPSREAEFRRRLDDILAAVGCIEGLGVSGFMKMPYKDTRVFAHVARQPERFYPRDPRAALAAMRELADTEGRP
- a CDS encoding 2-oxo acid dehydrogenase subunit E2, coding for MTEFKLPDIGEGIVECEVVEWRVAEGDAIEEDQPVVEVMTDKALVEITAPEGGRVTKLHVAKGEIAKVHAPLFAYEMADGESAAEPEDAEASAPAKEVDDDADTDTGAPRLETPAPQASTVCSAEQERPDRAASGQGPHGRIPASPAVRRLVREHDLRLEDVPGSGKDGRVLKEDVLALVQGDGAAAEPVAPAAASGRGQDQAQGEIRVEPLRGVRAAMARQMVAAASTIPHFQYGEEIDVTELLALRERLKPRAEAREVRLTLMPFFMKAMALAIRDYPLLNSRLNEAGDEIHYLPCCNIGMAVDGRAGLMVPNVKGVEGLSLLDVAGEIQRLTAAAREGRVAQADLQGGTISISNIGALGGTYAAPIINAPESAIVAIGKSQWLPRFDEAGELTRRAIMTVTWAGDHRLLDGGTIARFCNAWKGYLEDPETMLL
- a CDS encoding alpha-ketoacid dehydrogenase subunit beta, with translation MPTMNLLQAINHALDIAMAEDEKVLCFGEDVGGFGGVFRATSHLQERYGRARCFNTPLVEQGIVGFANGLAAQGSVPVAEIQFADYIFPAFDQIVNETAKFRYRSGDLFNVGGLTIRAPYGGGISGGHYHSQSPEAYFTHTPGLKIVVPRNPYEAKGLLLASIRDPDPVIFFEPKRLYRASTGEVPEEDYQLPLGEAEITKEGSDVTLVGWGAQIEIIDRAVELAEKEGISCEVIDLRTLLPWDADTVAESLLKTGRLVVTHEAPQTGGFAGEIAATLQERCFLYLESPILRVTGLDTPFPLTLEKEYLPDHLKVFEAIRESVNY
- a CDS encoding thiamine pyrophosphate-dependent dehydrogenase E1 component subunit alpha → MTTTRDIHVPEFLAGDEFSIPTYRVLTQEGTLCEGAEAPTLERDEARAIYRAMIATRVLDERMMAAQRQGRLSFYMQCTGEEAAVIGATAALDEADMIMAQYREQGALVYRGFTFDEFMNQLFGNELDYGKGRQMPIHYGSRKLHYMTISSPLATQIPQATGYAYGQKLAGEGQCTAVFFGEGAASEGDFHAALNMAAVHEVPVIFFCRNNGYAISTPAIEQFAADGVAPRAFGYRMHVIRVDGNDILAVHRATQEARRIAVEHNKPVLIEAMTYRLAAHSSSDDPSGYRSRKEEEAWREKDPILRMQRWMYDQGWWSDDEEKELQERLRREVLEAMKRAEKRPPPPLDTLVTDVYAEVTPALQQQLDALKSHIRRHPEAYPKGARFLDPELSRTDDEGES